A region of Methanocorpusculum labreanum Z DNA encodes the following proteins:
- the nadX gene encoding aspartate dehydrogenase, whose protein sequence is MITVGLLGCGNIGHVIAKSQENFKITAVYDVVFERAEAFGREFGASPYSDFSEFLKEPTDIVVEAASVAAATSHAESILLAGKDLVIMSVGALADISFREELIQTAREMKKKIHIPSGAIMGLDNIRVGQISSIDKFVLRTTKNPKSLSREAEEKTCIFTGKAYDCVHQYPKNTNVAESLSIACGRDVDVELWMDPNEDRNMHEIFFEGEFGEAYIRVRNVPSPDNPATSYLAALSILSLLKNLDNPLVIGA, encoded by the coding sequence ATGATTACCGTCGGGCTTTTAGGGTGCGGAAATATCGGTCACGTGATCGCAAAGAGTCAGGAAAACTTCAAAATTACTGCAGTATACGATGTGGTTTTTGAACGTGCAGAGGCATTCGGCAGAGAGTTCGGCGCATCCCCCTACTCGGATTTTTCCGAATTTCTGAAAGAGCCGACCGATATCGTCGTCGAGGCGGCATCCGTTGCGGCGGCCACGTCCCATGCAGAGAGTATTCTTCTTGCGGGAAAAGATCTTGTCATCATGAGTGTAGGAGCACTTGCAGACATCTCTTTCCGCGAAGAACTCATCCAGACCGCCCGCGAGATGAAGAAAAAGATCCACATCCCATCAGGCGCCATCATGGGACTGGACAATATCCGCGTCGGACAGATCTCGTCGATCGACAAGTTCGTGCTCCGCACAACGAAAAATCCCAAATCCCTTTCGCGTGAGGCCGAGGAAAAGACCTGTATCTTTACCGGCAAAGCCTACGACTGCGTCCACCAGTATCCGAAGAACACGAACGTCGCCGAGTCCCTTTCGATCGCCTGCGGCAGAGATGTGGATGTCGAACTGTGGATGGATCCGAATGAGGACCGGAACATGCATGAGATCTTCTTCGAAGGAGAGTTCGGCGAGGCATACATACGCGTCAGAAACGTCCCGTCCCCGGATAATCCGGCAACGAGTTATCTTGCGGCCCTTTCGATCCTCTCGCTTTTGAAAAATCTTGACAATCCGCTGGTGATAGGCGCATGA
- a CDS encoding Nramp family divalent metal transporter: protein MKDSVFTRFRKWFQNYFVFFGPGLLLAITAAGEAGVTEAIEIGAHYGPALIWVVVITLIFKYAFTNGIARYTLATNLTIFDALNRLPGPKNWGSYLIIGSYLMEMFAVGAMLVFAATFLDYLLPGIYSVFLIAVFLLLLTLVVIRSSSYAILEPVMAVLVSVLAVVVLAALTQFPFSVTLLLEGLKPTIPTGSEMAILAILGVVGSGLNLMLYSVWLSQKTKIHSEDEQECNLLNESFFRKYIRSVNVDVITGFVIVAIITIGFMFLGYAGYAVSFMPHGAEITLDTLITQVLYIFGSIPYGPYLFLMFVAVIFFGAVVVGMDARARALAKVVLHLGEDSRVKLPNEFKLYQIVLLVFTGVIIFAMLIANPMTVIRDISALSAILFGIFGFIVIYLDSRLPKYAKGSRVWMAIMAVGSGLSIYIALLIEASFLQNGIPLIERMLVIVVVLFVFTKTEMFKKLVSGAATLPDKVWTVILGGGLSIYGVFRGIDVNGLIFNFSAIGPIVAGLLGGPIVGGLAGLIGCIYRLAQGGPTAVGCSLAILAAGLIAGFAVRWWQGRITVFKAALLTVIIEWIHLLVIVPGCGLIMGTQTIDEIIAIIASTFLPITIVNTLGVALFAYFAKDHLVFAAGTGRLFGGKQKTNEDTGKETDVNIREEK, encoded by the coding sequence ATGAAAGACTCAGTATTTACCCGCTTTCGAAAATGGTTTCAAAACTACTTCGTGTTCTTTGGACCAGGACTTCTTCTCGCGATAACCGCAGCCGGCGAAGCGGGAGTTACTGAGGCAATCGAGATAGGGGCCCATTACGGGCCGGCCCTGATTTGGGTCGTTGTCATCACTCTCATTTTCAAATATGCATTCACCAACGGGATCGCGCGATATACGCTCGCGACGAACCTGACCATCTTCGATGCGCTGAACCGTCTGCCCGGCCCGAAAAACTGGGGTTCGTACCTGATCATCGGCTCCTATCTCATGGAGATGTTTGCGGTCGGTGCGATGCTCGTTTTCGCTGCAACATTTTTAGACTATCTTCTTCCCGGCATCTACTCGGTCTTTCTGATAGCGGTTTTCCTCCTGTTGCTAACGCTCGTGGTTATCAGATCGAGTTCATACGCGATCCTCGAACCGGTCATGGCCGTCTTGGTCAGCGTACTTGCAGTCGTCGTTCTCGCCGCCCTCACCCAGTTCCCGTTTTCCGTTACTCTTCTCCTCGAAGGTTTGAAACCTACGATCCCAACCGGGTCGGAGATGGCGATCCTCGCAATTCTGGGAGTGGTCGGGTCAGGACTGAACCTCATGCTCTATTCGGTCTGGCTATCCCAGAAAACGAAGATCCACTCGGAAGACGAACAGGAATGCAATCTGCTAAACGAATCTTTTTTCCGAAAATACATCCGCAGTGTGAATGTCGACGTGATAACCGGATTCGTGATCGTCGCGATCATCACGATCGGTTTTATGTTCCTCGGATATGCAGGATATGCCGTATCCTTCATGCCGCACGGAGCGGAGATCACGCTTGATACGCTGATCACGCAGGTCCTCTATATTTTCGGCTCGATCCCCTACGGACCCTATTTGTTTTTGATGTTTGTGGCGGTCATCTTCTTTGGAGCGGTCGTCGTGGGTATGGATGCCCGGGCACGGGCGCTTGCGAAAGTAGTCCTTCACCTTGGAGAAGACAGCAGGGTAAAACTGCCGAACGAGTTTAAGCTCTACCAGATCGTGCTCCTCGTATTTACCGGCGTGATTATTTTTGCCATGCTCATTGCAAATCCGATGACGGTAATCCGGGATATCTCGGCGCTTTCGGCGATCCTGTTTGGTATCTTCGGCTTTATCGTCATTTATCTGGACAGCAGACTGCCGAAGTATGCAAAAGGGTCCAGAGTCTGGATGGCCATCATGGCAGTCGGCAGCGGACTTTCGATCTACATCGCGCTTTTGATCGAGGCCTCGTTCCTGCAAAACGGCATCCCCTTGATCGAACGTATGCTCGTGATCGTTGTGGTGCTCTTCGTTTTTACCAAAACGGAGATGTTCAAAAAGCTCGTCAGCGGAGCTGCGACCCTCCCCGATAAGGTATGGACGGTCATATTAGGCGGCGGGCTTTCGATTTACGGCGTGTTCAGAGGAATCGACGTTAACGGCCTTATCTTCAACTTCAGCGCGATCGGACCGATCGTTGCCGGACTTTTAGGCGGGCCGATCGTCGGCGGACTTGCAGGCCTTATCGGATGCATCTACCGGCTCGCCCAGGGCGGACCGACCGCTGTCGGCTGTTCGCTCGCCATTCTCGCGGCCGGTCTTATCGCAGGGTTTGCCGTCCGCTGGTGGCAGGGAAGGATCACCGTCTTCAAAGCGGCCCTTTTAACCGTCATCATCGAATGGATCCACCTCCTCGTCATCGTGCCGGGATGCGGACTGATCATGGGTACGCAGACGATTGATGAAATCATCGCGATCATCGCAAGCACGTTTTTGCCGATCACGATCGTCAATACTCTCGGAGTAGCGCTGTTTGCGTATTTTGCGAAGGATCACCTCGTGTTTGCTGCCGGAACCGGCAGACTGTTCGGCGGAAAACAAAAAACCAATGAAGATACTGGAAAGGAAACTGACGTGAATATCAGGGAGGAAAAGTAA
- a CDS encoding GNAT family N-acetyltransferase, with translation MTMECTIREMQDYDWPRVSGIYEQALLEGISTFATVCPTFEEWDKAHLKDCRYVMLADDMVVGWCAVSPTSSREAYKGVVEVSIYFDKAFRGMGLGTKLLDHLCRESEAKGYWCLFVNILSINTASINLHKKCGFREVGYRERIAKDLFGVWQNTIVMERRNGIS, from the coding sequence ATGACGATGGAATGTACTATTCGAGAGATGCAGGACTATGACTGGCCGCGGGTCAGCGGGATTTACGAGCAGGCGCTGCTGGAAGGGATCTCGACGTTTGCAACGGTATGTCCGACTTTTGAAGAGTGGGACAAGGCACATCTCAAAGACTGCCGCTACGTCATGCTTGCGGACGATATGGTTGTCGGATGGTGCGCTGTTTCCCCGACTTCTTCCCGGGAGGCCTACAAAGGCGTTGTGGAGGTGAGTATCTACTTCGATAAAGCGTTCCGGGGGATGGGCCTTGGTACAAAACTGCTGGATCATCTCTGCAGGGAAAGCGAAGCGAAAGGATACTGGTGTTTGTTTGTGAACATTCTGTCGATCAACACCGCAAGCATCAATCTCCACAAAAAGTGCGGGTTCCGGGAGGTAGGTTATCGGGAGCGGATCGCAAAAGACCTTTTCGGCGTGTGGCAGAATACGATCGTCATGGAACGGCGAAACGGTATCAGTTAG
- the nadC gene encoding carboxylating nicotinate-nucleotide diphosphorylase — MIPTDQLLSFVAEDVSAGDITTLALLEDNVVSAHIEAREEMVVSGIEECEWLFKNAGVFTEVLVKDGSTAHAGEKILDLKGSVHAILSLERTCLNLLGRMSGIASSAAKASRLVSVVNDHVRVAGTRKTAPGLRFFDKKALIAGGALPHRYTLSDQFLIKDTHRTMMPVDEAIRKCREYSDKKVECEVESLEDALLAAKTGADIIMFDNMTPELIREAIAALEEAGLRGEVTLEISGGITPETVDKYAGLDVDVISMGALTHSVRCADVSLEVDI; from the coding sequence ATGATCCCGACCGACCAGCTTCTCTCGTTCGTTGCCGAGGACGTTTCCGCAGGCGATATCACGACCCTTGCCCTTCTGGAAGACAATGTGGTCTCGGCCCATATCGAGGCACGTGAAGAGATGGTCGTATCCGGCATAGAAGAGTGCGAATGGCTGTTTAAAAACGCCGGGGTTTTTACCGAGGTCCTGGTCAAAGACGGTTCGACGGCCCATGCGGGCGAGAAGATCCTCGACCTCAAAGGCTCGGTCCATGCGATCCTCTCTCTCGAGCGGACGTGTCTCAATCTTCTGGGTAGAATGAGCGGCATCGCATCTTCTGCGGCGAAGGCGTCCCGTCTCGTTTCGGTCGTGAATGATCATGTCAGGGTCGCCGGAACGAGGAAGACGGCTCCCGGCCTCCGCTTTTTCGATAAAAAAGCCCTGATCGCCGGCGGTGCTCTTCCTCACCGATACACGCTTTCGGATCAGTTTCTCATCAAGGATACCCATCGGACGATGATGCCGGTCGATGAGGCGATACGCAAATGCCGGGAATATTCCGATAAAAAGGTGGAGTGCGAGGTCGAGTCTTTAGAGGATGCTCTTCTTGCGGCAAAGACCGGCGCCGACATCATCATGTTCGACAACATGACTCCGGAACTTATCCGCGAAGCGATCGCCGCTCTCGAGGAAGCAGGCCTTCGCGGGGAAGTGACTTTGGAGATCTCGGGCGGCATCACGCCGGAGACCGTCGATAAATACGCCGGTCTCGATGTGGATGTGATCAGTATGGGGGCGCTGACCCATTCGGTCCGCTGTGCGGATGTGAGTTTAGAGGTTGATATATAA
- a CDS encoding helix-turn-helix domain-containing protein, with translation MPIILRLDRVMADRKMSLGELAEKVGITNANLSKIKTGKIAAIRFSTLEAICRVLDCQPGDILEYQK, from the coding sequence ATGCCGATCATTCTCAGACTCGATCGCGTAATGGCGGACAGAAAAATGTCTCTTGGCGAACTTGCGGAAAAGGTCGGCATCACCAATGCCAACCTTTCCAAAATCAAAACCGGCAAGATCGCCGCTATCCGGTTTTCGACGCTCGAAGCGATCTGCCGGGTCCTCGACTGTCAGCCGGGAGATATCCTGGAATATCAAAAATGA
- a CDS encoding ABC transporter substrate-binding protein has protein sequence MSHHHEKPPKTKSAKYITIGLITLTVIMFIVAFHPFGTIITTPFPKDEVIIAVSMPFEGEMAEFGIEYMRGIELAVEDINDEGGIRGVPVRVEYYNNKGNVTLAKAQFKAIKESGVPVVIGALTSTVTLALAPYAESYEIVLISPSATSAGLSAYGNYVYRTVSSDFYLGAGMAKIIGGRNETQNVMMISLDNSYGKSLKYAFMNEANSSYPDMHIVSAISVPDSNTVNTTEIIAEMKKTDPQSVLLIVNPSQCIEIMLAAEKEGLDPTWFGSDMVTNRQVPQEVGEYSEGLIGFSQARRISDPSYEEHYEETFGEAMMTRDSIYGYDTMIVVSQAIEHSGYTADGIREGLDLIRHVGLTGTIVFDEKGDAYPSYDVMRLQNGKWVDLPWREVLTFEKKAAAISSAHGTSSH, from the coding sequence ATGTCCCATCATCACGAAAAACCGCCGAAAACGAAATCGGCGAAGTACATTACCATCGGGCTCATCACCCTCACGGTCATCATGTTCATCGTCGCATTCCACCCGTTTGGCACGATCATTACCACGCCGTTTCCAAAAGACGAAGTGATCATCGCGGTTTCCATGCCGTTTGAAGGAGAAATGGCAGAGTTCGGCATCGAATATATGCGGGGAATCGAACTCGCGGTCGAAGACATCAATGATGAAGGCGGCATCCGGGGCGTCCCGGTCCGGGTCGAATACTACAACAACAAAGGAAACGTCACGCTCGCAAAAGCCCAGTTCAAAGCGATCAAAGAAAGCGGAGTCCCAGTTGTGATCGGCGCATTGACAAGCACAGTGACGCTTGCCCTTGCCCCGTATGCGGAGTCATACGAGATCGTTCTTATCTCTCCATCGGCAACATCTGCCGGTCTCTCGGCATACGGCAATTACGTATATCGAACGGTCTCTTCCGACTTCTATCTCGGCGCCGGCATGGCGAAGATCATCGGCGGCAGAAACGAAACGCAGAATGTGATGATGATAAGTCTCGACAACAGTTACGGAAAAAGTCTCAAATACGCCTTCATGAACGAAGCCAACAGTTCCTATCCGGATATGCATATCGTCTCCGCCATATCGGTCCCCGACTCTAATACGGTGAACACGACCGAGATCATTGCCGAAATGAAGAAAACCGACCCCCAGTCCGTTCTGCTGATCGTAAACCCGAGCCAGTGCATAGAGATCATGCTGGCCGCAGAAAAGGAGGGACTCGACCCGACCTGGTTTGGCTCGGACATGGTGACCAACCGGCAGGTCCCTCAGGAAGTCGGTGAATACTCGGAAGGCCTCATCGGTTTTTCCCAGGCGAGAAGGATCTCCGACCCCTCATACGAAGAGCATTACGAAGAAACCTTCGGAGAAGCGATGATGACCCGCGACTCGATCTACGGATACGACACGATGATCGTGGTGTCCCAGGCAATCGAACACAGCGGATACACGGCGGACGGCATCAGGGAAGGTCTCGACCTGATCAGACATGTCGGCCTTACCGGAACGATCGTCTTCGACGAAAAAGGAGATGCCTATCCGTCGTATGATGTTATGCGGCTTCAAAACGGCAAATGGGTCGATCTACCGTGGAGAGAGGTCCTGACCTTCGAGAAGAAAGCGGCTGCGATATCCTCGGCTCACGGCACCTCCTCCCACTGA
- a CDS encoding DUF4346 domain-containing protein has translation MHVLFPTGRQSAPSLVLALSKVTEFTCEIVETGEIASFLTPGSLEKLIHAHPCDLAVVSGMCTASFRDTEKRTGVPIRKGTRHAADMGMCVPLISAGRLSADMPADDMLAEEKRKAARQNLILAEFEAEPFFTIRDVKIGGTSRIKVIHEIMDAHRHPFLREAVISAHENGADIVDLGFGFDATEDDVVRCFSMAADLDIPLSIDTLDPILIEAALFRADLILSLTKETIPLLAEKILEAGAAVVLIPRDDASLEETISSALDAGLFKILADPLLQPPLSGMTRSLAGYLPETVCPKVLGCVNVVEMVDADSPGMCAMLASVAAETGTACLLISEHSDKTHGATAEMRRAVEMMTLSKDRPYPKDVGLDLLILKEKRCRREPPLLYEEIRDAGVPSDSLEYDPKGNFRIGIENGYIVAVRDGKAIRGTSWYDVFSEILAEDGVSLLDHAAYLGKELYKAELALRFGRSFEQDGNF, from the coding sequence ATGCATGTTCTCTTTCCCACAGGACGCCAGAGTGCCCCCTCCCTCGTTCTGGCATTATCCAAGGTAACCGAGTTTACCTGTGAGATCGTCGAAACAGGCGAAATTGCTTCTTTTTTAACGCCCGGATCATTAGAAAAGCTGATTCATGCGCACCCCTGCGATCTTGCGGTCGTTTCCGGGATGTGTACGGCGTCTTTTCGCGATACGGAAAAGAGAACGGGCGTTCCCATCAGGAAAGGAACGCGCCACGCGGCCGATATGGGGATGTGCGTTCCGCTGATATCGGCCGGCAGGCTTTCAGCGGATATGCCGGCCGACGATATGCTTGCCGAAGAGAAAAGAAAGGCCGCCCGGCAGAATCTGATCCTTGCCGAGTTCGAGGCCGAGCCGTTTTTTACGATCCGGGACGTGAAGATCGGGGGGACCTCGCGGATCAAGGTGATCCATGAGATCATGGACGCCCACCGGCACCCCTTCCTTCGGGAAGCGGTGATTAGTGCCCATGAAAACGGGGCCGACATCGTGGATCTCGGGTTCGGGTTCGATGCGACCGAGGATGATGTGGTAAGGTGTTTTTCGATGGCGGCGGATCTGGACATCCCGCTTTCGATCGACACGCTGGATCCGATTCTGATCGAAGCCGCGCTTTTCCGTGCGGATCTGATCCTTTCGCTTACGAAAGAAACGATCCCTCTTCTCGCAGAAAAGATCCTGGAGGCGGGAGCGGCGGTTGTTTTGATCCCGCGGGACGATGCATCTCTCGAGGAGACGATCTCGTCGGCTCTGGATGCCGGACTTTTCAAAATCCTCGCCGATCCGCTTCTCCAGCCGCCGCTTTCGGGGATGACCCGGTCCCTTGCCGGTTATCTGCCGGAGACAGTTTGCCCGAAGGTGCTTGGATGCGTGAACGTCGTCGAGATGGTGGACGCGGACAGTCCGGGAATGTGCGCTATGCTTGCGTCGGTCGCTGCCGAAACGGGGACCGCGTGCCTGTTGATTTCCGAACACTCGGACAAAACGCACGGGGCAACTGCCGAGATGCGGCGTGCGGTCGAGATGATGACGTTGTCGAAAGACCGCCCGTATCCAAAGGACGTCGGTCTCGATCTTTTGATCCTCAAAGAAAAACGCTGCCGGCGGGAACCTCCCCTTCTCTACGAAGAGATCCGGGACGCCGGGGTTCCTTCGGACTCCCTCGAGTATGATCCGAAAGGAAACTTCCGTATCGGGATCGAGAACGGATATATCGTCGCCGTCAGAGATGGAAAGGCGATCCGGGGGACCTCGTGGTACGATGTCTTCTCTGAGATCCTCGCTGAAGACGGCGTTTCCCTGCTGGACCATGCAGCGTATCTCGGTAAAGAGCTGTATAAAGCGGAGCTTGCCCTGCGGTTTGGCAGAAGTTTCGAGCAGGACGGGAACTTCTGA
- a CDS encoding DUF1858 domain-containing protein encodes MAITLDSTIADLLREKPESAATLQSFGMGCLGCAIANNETIREAAMVHGIPLEELAKKLGL; translated from the coding sequence ATGGCAATCACACTTGATTCAACTATCGCTGACCTTCTCCGCGAGAAACCTGAGTCTGCAGCAACCCTCCAGAGCTTCGGTATGGGCTGCCTCGGCTGCGCGATCGCAAACAACGAAACCATTCGCGAGGCCGCAATGGTTCACGGCATCCCATTAGAAGAGCTTGCAAAAAAGCTCGGTCTCTAA
- a CDS encoding ROK family protein, translated as MSNESTSSSTMDDHSYVAAVDLGATHLRAGIIDEEGEIQAFSQNEVKDCQSAVDIRLLICSMIEDLGETSGITPKAIGVSTAGPVDLKTGSVVGSPNMKCEQIFLAGPLEERFGIQVTMMTDCKAGVLGEYYFGGAKDAETLVYLTFSTGIGAGVLERGKLLCGSNGNASEAGHFLVDTTWNLPCGCGGTGHWEAYASGTGIPNFFQAWREARGDSEPKSSLNAGQILYIGNWGNPLFSSFCDELAKINGRGISSVIAAYNPDLIVMDGPIVRNYPSLIAGRMTEYIDHYLTIPEIRISALEGKGPLLGASVSAFKALERRKL; from the coding sequence ATGAGCAACGAAAGCACATCTAGCAGTACGATGGATGATCATTCGTATGTTGCCGCAGTCGATCTGGGAGCGACGCATCTGCGTGCAGGAATCATAGATGAAGAGGGAGAGATCCAGGCATTTTCCCAAAATGAGGTCAAAGATTGCCAAAGCGCCGTGGATATCCGGTTGCTGATCTGCAGTATGATCGAGGATCTCGGCGAAACTTCGGGAATTACGCCCAAAGCGATCGGCGTCAGCACCGCGGGACCCGTCGATCTGAAGACCGGTTCGGTCGTCGGTTCGCCCAATATGAAATGCGAACAGATCTTTCTTGCCGGACCACTGGAGGAAAGGTTCGGCATCCAGGTTACGATGATGACCGACTGCAAAGCGGGCGTCCTTGGCGAGTATTACTTCGGCGGGGCAAAGGATGCGGAAACGCTCGTCTATCTGACCTTTTCCACCGGGATCGGGGCAGGAGTCCTGGAGAGGGGAAAACTCTTGTGCGGTTCGAACGGAAATGCCTCAGAGGCCGGCCACTTTCTCGTGGACACGACCTGGAATCTCCCCTGCGGATGCGGAGGGACCGGACACTGGGAAGCCTACGCGAGCGGAACGGGCATCCCAAACTTTTTCCAGGCATGGAGAGAGGCTCGCGGCGATTCCGAACCGAAATCCTCGCTGAATGCAGGACAGATCCTCTACATCGGGAATTGGGGAAACCCGCTGTTTAGCTCTTTCTGCGATGAACTCGCAAAAATAAACGGGCGGGGCATTTCCTCGGTGATTGCGGCCTACAATCCCGATCTCATCGTAATGGACGGACCCATCGTCAGAAACTATCCGTCGCTTATTGCCGGAAGAATGACCGAATACATCGATCACTACCTCACGATTCCCGAGATCCGGATCTCCGCTCTCGAGGGAAAGGGCCCTCTGCTCGGCGCGTCGGTCTCTGCGTTCAAAGCGCTTGAACGCAGGAAATTATGA
- the nadA gene encoding quinolinate synthase NadA yields the protein MNYEKEIKKLAAEKGALILAHNYQPAEIQDLADITGDSLELARKAKEAKESTLVVCGVYFMAETAKILSPEKTVLIPRPDGGCPLADQLNPSAVLAAKKAHPGSPFVVYVNSNAATKAECDITCTSANAADVVRSLKEDTILFGPDANLAAYAQRLVPEKTIIPVPQDGGCPTHHQFSVRDVEAARREYPNATIICHPECSPDVQLASDLVGSTGYMIRRCGEKKEWVILTEKGIIHPLQKKYPDTIFHGIDTAVCSNMKLITKEDLYITLRDGVVPIQVPESIADRARLAIERMIGASA from the coding sequence ATGAACTATGAAAAAGAGATCAAAAAGCTCGCCGCCGAAAAAGGCGCTTTGATCCTTGCACACAATTATCAGCCGGCCGAGATCCAGGATCTTGCCGACATCACCGGAGACTCGCTCGAACTTGCCCGCAAGGCAAAGGAAGCAAAGGAGTCGACGCTTGTCGTCTGCGGCGTCTACTTCATGGCCGAGACGGCAAAGATTCTCTCGCCGGAAAAGACTGTTCTAATCCCAAGACCGGACGGCGGATGCCCGCTTGCCGATCAGCTGAACCCTTCAGCGGTTCTTGCAGCGAAAAAAGCCCATCCCGGTTCGCCGTTTGTTGTGTACGTGAACTCGAATGCGGCAACCAAAGCGGAGTGCGATATCACCTGCACGTCCGCAAATGCCGCGGATGTCGTCCGTTCCCTTAAGGAAGATACGATCCTGTTTGGTCCGGATGCAAATCTCGCGGCATATGCCCAGCGTCTCGTACCTGAAAAAACGATCATCCCCGTCCCGCAAGACGGCGGCTGCCCAACTCACCACCAGTTTTCCGTCCGGGACGTGGAAGCGGCGAGACGCGAGTATCCGAACGCGACGATCATCTGCCATCCGGAATGCTCTCCCGACGTTCAGCTCGCATCCGATCTGGTCGGCTCGACCGGGTACATGATCCGCAGATGCGGCGAAAAGAAAGAGTGGGTGATTCTGACGGAGAAAGGGATCATCCATCCGTTGCAGAAAAAGTATCCGGACACCATATTCCACGGTATCGATACGGCGGTCTGTTCAAACATGAAACTGATCACGAAAGAGGATCTCTACATCACGCTTAGGGACGGCGTCGTTCCGATCCAGGTGCCGGAAAGCATCGCGGACCGGGCCCGCCTTGCGATCGAGCGGATGATCGGGGCATCGGCATAA
- a CDS encoding DUF2975 domain-containing protein, which produces MSCSKYVSVTSLMNATQTKIEKSARIADIVLKIARILGWIVIACMILLLGAAAVIYGIAGPELFSDVLASENATILSAGGESVLTVGMIPGLIALFSIVSFVYMGLFMAILIIAGRIFSGIRKTLLPFTEENAQHLKTIAVLIAVISVVPAFIEAIGEAIIGFSMDMFYFSIEGLVLAFVVYSLAHIFEYGLNLQEQADETL; this is translated from the coding sequence ATGTCGTGCAGCAAATATGTGAGTGTGACGAGTTTAATGAATGCCACCCAGACAAAAATAGAAAAAAGCGCACGTATTGCAGATATCGTTTTAAAGATCGCCCGTATCCTTGGATGGATCGTTATTGCATGTATGATCCTCCTTCTCGGCGCGGCCGCGGTCATATATGGAATCGCCGGTCCGGAGCTGTTTAGCGACGTTCTTGCCTCCGAAAATGCGACCATCCTCTCCGCCGGCGGCGAATCCGTTTTAACCGTCGGGATGATCCCGGGACTCATCGCATTGTTCTCGATCGTCTCCTTTGTGTATATGGGACTGTTTATGGCGATCCTTATCATCGCCGGACGCATCTTTTCCGGAATCCGCAAGACGCTCCTTCCGTTTACCGAAGAAAATGCCCAGCATCTCAAAACCATCGCCGTTCTGATTGCCGTAATCTCCGTTGTTCCGGCATTCATCGAAGCGATCGGCGAGGCAATCATCGGCTTTTCGATGGACATGTTCTACTTCAGCATCGAAGGCCTGGTCCTTGCATTCGTCGTGTATTCCCTTGCCCACATCTTCGAGTACGGCCTGAATCTTCAGGAACAGGCGGATGAGACCCTCTGA
- a CDS encoding cysteine-rich small domain-containing protein — MRYYLRKDVLIVRGNFRAASNGVDGGLADVRSILNISVPRLFSEDASRHISTVSMRNGFLHPYFGLLTALPITNLCIARYDYVTVFVTAAVSDRNRTINIIVTCERPLTDAALLGAMMTVTEAKMQVITARKVPGSALSTDAVVVACEKTDGIPEAFVGPLTETGMRISKAVSHALTEALVRFDNYLLSTWGVTRGWSRGNPAIVKRHRPSFFIYSRYGGDHWNEWIPEDCPYYPCHNYADQQCSFCYCPLYPCMDTEYGQMIETPHGEIWSCMDCRLVHEPRVANHLLANPEAGVLELKSLKKKNI; from the coding sequence ATGCGGTATTATCTGCGAAAGGATGTTTTGATCGTCAGAGGAAACTTTCGGGCGGCAAGCAACGGTGTGGACGGCGGCCTTGCGGACGTCAGATCGATTCTGAACATCTCGGTCCCGCGGCTGTTTTCCGAGGATGCTTCCCGGCACATCAGCACTGTCTCGATGCGGAATGGATTTCTCCATCCGTATTTCGGTCTTCTGACCGCTCTGCCGATCACGAACCTCTGCATCGCCCGCTATGACTACGTTACGGTTTTTGTGACCGCCGCCGTTTCAGACCGGAACCGGACGATCAACATCATCGTGACGTGCGAGCGTCCGCTCACCGACGCCGCTTTGCTTGGGGCTATGATGACGGTCACCGAAGCGAAAATGCAGGTGATCACGGCGAGAAAAGTTCCGGGCAGCGCTTTGTCCACGGACGCCGTGGTTGTGGCCTGCGAAAAAACGGACGGGATCCCGGAGGCGTTTGTGGGACCCCTGACCGAGACCGGCATGCGGATCTCAAAAGCCGTGTCCCATGCCCTGACCGAGGCTCTTGTCCGGTTCGACAACTATCTTCTCTCCACCTGGGGCGTGACCCGCGGCTGGTCCCGGGGAAACCCTGCGATCGTCAAACGGCACCGGCCGTCGTTTTTCATCTACAGCAGGTACGGGGGCGACCACTGGAACGAATGGATCCCGGAGGACTGTCCGTATTATCCGTGCCATAATTATGCCGATCAGCAGTGCAGTTTTTGTTACTGCCCGCTTTACCCCTGCATGGACACGGAATACGGGCAGATGATCGAGACGCCTCACGGCGAGATCTGGAGCTGCATGGACTGCCGCTTAGTTCACGAACCACGGGTGGCGAATCATCTTCTCGCAAATCCCGAAGCCGGTGTTTTGGAACTGAAATCGTTAAAAAAGAAAAATATTTAG